In Mycoavidus cysteinexigens, a genomic segment contains:
- a CDS encoding ankyrin repeat domain-containing protein encodes MFTPPRRTVTAPASIDNSGLPQTTSPSPTAASNSRRQSTSLISALPANNKSKGANLAQTQDLTKDQEDIFLSFEPRPPRLLISEFKPSPEAEARVEFNQSFYEKNSWARFISQAKKYQIFDAPGDVEKSVEAYKEKFKEANSERHENYAKFYEFVTSKWGKINNEEQHEVLHLAISYNSTDILEFLFAQKIDVTSPDSNGIRPIHVAAARGNLAILKSLVKKGAKLNEPNAFGEAAWQIALNNNNKDVIPYLLEKSEDDEGNFPVHIATATCDTRMLGYLRDQGADFLKLNANNQTALQVAFRNERDDANETDQANKINTKKESINFFKELYSYFWGPLILKNETDKENLVKHMSHDERVQAVCIAANSNDQEMINILAEYKADIKSPDRHGDLPIHIAATYSTAHALFYLVQEEAKSSIKAQIEDGKTVLQTADVYNKTLNTLTINERDKRTVLQTADLHESEQVLAGFKQLYLAGNYNPQHDLDKDLLAKHMNPDERSKELHKALQQDDNVMVESLLRHGVAVNSRSGNYDLPIHIAIAKGDVNAVWRLVAVGADLNQLTLGGGSTLQIAEFYGKANVWACIKQLYLSGAYIPTHESDKSLLTKNMSTDERSYALHIALSQNDRAMMNSLFEYEINVNARDANGNLPIHLAVANDNVYAVQRLVAMGAELNDLAATEVTTLQIAEHGEKANVLDYIKQLYLNGSYVPKYDLDKDLLARSMGPDERSEALHSRP; translated from the coding sequence GCAAACAATAAAAGCAAAGGAGCTAATTTAGCCCAAACTCAAGACTTAACCAAAGACCAAGAGGATATTTTTCTTTCTTTCGAGCCTAGGCCCCCTCGTTTATTAATCTCTGAGTTTAAACCTTCTCCCGAGGCTGAGGCGCGGGTTGAATTTAACCAGTCGTTCTACGAAAAAAATAGTTGGGCTAGGTTTATCAGTCAGGCAAAAAAATATCAGATATTTGATGCGCCGGGAGATGTAGAAAAATCTGTCGAGGCCTATAAAGAAAAATTTAAAGAGGCAAATTCAGAAAGACACGAGAATTACGCTAAATTTTATGAATTCGTCACATCAAAATGGGGAAAGATCAACAATGAAGAGCAGCACGAAGTGCTGCATTTGGCTATCTCCTATAACAGCACCGATATTCTAGAGTTTTTGTTTGCGCAGAAGATAGATGTAACCTCGCCCGATAGCAACGGTATTAGGCCGATACATGTTGCAGCCGCGCGAGGCAATTTAGCAATACTAAAAAGTTTAGTTAAGAAAGGAGCCAAGCTCAATGAACCTAATGCGTTTGGAGAAGCGGCTTGGCAAATTGCACTCAACAACAATAATAAAGATGTTATTCCTTATTTATTAGAAAAATCAGAAGATGATGAAGGCAATTTTCCTGTACATATTGCTACAGCAACATGTGATACGAGGATGCTCGGGTATTTAAGGGACCAAGGGGCGGATTTTCTTAAACTTAATGCAAATAATCAAACAGCATTGCAAGTCGCTTTTAGAAATGAAAGGGATGATGCAAACGAAACCGACCAAGCAAATAAAATAAACACAAAGAAGGAATCAATTAATTTTTTCAAAGAGCTATATAGTTATTTCTGGGGCCCTCTTATTTTAAAAAACGAAACGGACAAAGAAAATCTCGTAAAACATATGAGCCATGATGAACGGGTGCAAGCGGTATGCATAGCAGCAAATTCAAATGATCAGGAGATGATAAATATTTTGGCTGAATATAAAGCCGATATAAAATCACCTGATCGCCATGGTGACTTGCCTATACATATTGCTGCAACATATTCTACTGCTCATGCTTTATTTTATTTAGTGCAGGAAGAGGCAAAGTCAAGTATTAAAGCACAGATTGAAGATGGCAAAACCGTTTTGCAAACTGCAGATGTGTACAACAAAACTCTTAATACATTGACTATAAATGAAAGAGATAAAAGAACCGTTCTGCAAACCGCAGATCTGCACGAAAGTGAACAGGTGCTGGCTGGTTTCAAGCAGCTTTATTTAGCAGGCAATTATAACCCCCAACATGACTTGGACAAGGATTTATTAGCAAAACATATGAACCCCGACGAGCGCTCAAAAGAGCTCCATAAAGCCCTGCAACAGGATGATAACGTCATGGTGGAATCTTTATTGAGACATGGAGTCGCTGTAAATTCACGAAGTGGCAATTATGATTTGCCCATTCATATTGCAATAGCGAAAGGCGATGTGAATGCAGTGTGGCGTTTAGTAGCTGTGGGGGCAGACCTTAATCAATTAACGCTAGGTGGAGGATCAACCCTACAAATTGCAGAATTCTACGGAAAAGCAAACGTATGGGCTTGCATAAAGCAGCTTTATTTGAGCGGTGCTTATATTCCAACGCATGAATCGGATAAGAGTTTATTAACCAAGAATATGAGCACTGATGAGCGCTCATACGCGCTACATATAGCTCTGTCCCAAAACGATAGAGCAATGATGAATTCTTTATTCGAATATGAGATCAATGTAAATGCACGAGATGCCAATGGTAACTTGCCGATACACCTTGCGGTAGCGAATGATAATGTTTATGCCGTACAGCGTTTAGTGGCTATGGGTGCAGAGCTTAACGACTTGGCGGCAACCGAAGTAACAACTCTACAAATTGCAGAGCACGGCGAAAAAGCAAACGTGTTGGATTACATAAAGCAGCTTTATTTGAATGGCTCTTATGTTCCAAAGTATGATTTGGATAAAGATTTATTAGCAAGAAGTATGGGCCCTGACGAGCGCTCAGAAGCACTACATAGTCGCCCCTGA
- a CDS encoding IS5 family transposase, whose amino-acid sequence MRPKAQVIEADMFRQPLREQINLKHELVGLGDLINWEKLSESMSESFTSSRGRPAKSPRLIAGLLYLQYAFNLSDEEVVGSWLENPYWQVFTGEEYLQTEAPIDASSLTRWRKRLGEAGVEELLAETIEAAKRSDVIKASSVKRVIVDTTVMEKAIAHPTDSRLLERCREHLVKAAAQHGLQLRQNYNRVAPRLSLQVSRYAHAKQYKRMNKALGTLRSRVGRVMRDVERQIESVAEKSHDALRELIARTKRIISQSPKDKNKLYALHAPEVECIAKGKARKPYEFGVKVSITTTHQEGLVLGARSMPGNPYDGHTLAEALEQAAILSDVTPEVAIVDRGYKGVEVDGVKIYHSGMRRGITRTLSAIIKRRSAIEPIIGHMKTDGKLGRNWLKGALGDAIHAVLCGAGHNLRMILRKLRLFYVLLLSDFFRPTFAVGFRFWF is encoded by the coding sequence ATGAGACCGAAGGCGCAAGTGATTGAAGCAGATATGTTCAGACAACCGTTAAGAGAGCAGATCAATCTGAAACATGAGTTGGTAGGTTTAGGAGATTTGATCAATTGGGAGAAATTAAGCGAATCGATGAGTGAGAGTTTTACCTCATCGAGAGGTCGCCCAGCCAAGTCCCCTCGCCTGATAGCGGGGTTATTGTATTTGCAATATGCGTTCAACTTGTCTGATGAAGAAGTCGTTGGGTCGTGGCTAGAAAACCCATATTGGCAAGTATTCACGGGAGAGGAGTATTTACAAACAGAAGCGCCCATAGATGCATCAAGCCTAACGCGTTGGCGGAAACGTCTTGGCGAGGCGGGAGTCGAAGAGTTATTAGCCGAGACGATCGAAGCGGCGAAACGGAGTGATGTGATCAAAGCATCGAGCGTGAAACGAGTGATCGTAGACACCACCGTGATGGAGAAGGCGATAGCCCATCCGACCGATTCCAGATTGCTCGAGCGTTGTCGAGAGCATTTGGTGAAAGCGGCAGCCCAACATGGTTTGCAGTTGCGACAAAATTACAACCGAGTGGCGCCCCGTTTGTCACTCCAAGTCAGCCGTTATGCGCATGCGAAGCAATACAAACGGATGAACAAAGCGTTAGGCACACTGCGTTCTCGAGTGGGACGAGTGATGCGCGATGTTGAGAGACAAATCGAGTCGGTGGCGGAGAAAAGCCATGATGCCTTGCGAGAGTTGATAGCCCGTACGAAAAGAATCATTTCGCAAAGCCCCAAGGATAAAAACAAACTTTATGCCCTGCATGCACCGGAAGTGGAGTGTATAGCCAAGGGCAAGGCACGTAAGCCCTACGAGTTCGGTGTCAAAGTATCGATTACGACAACTCACCAGGAAGGACTTGTGTTGGGTGCGCGCTCGATGCCGGGAAACCCTTACGACGGTCACACGCTGGCTGAAGCACTAGAACAAGCCGCAATTCTGAGTGATGTGACGCCCGAAGTTGCGATCGTAGATCGCGGTTACAAAGGGGTTGAGGTCGATGGCGTAAAAATCTATCACTCAGGTATGCGCCGGGGTATCACACGTACGCTAAGTGCTATCATCAAACGACGCAGTGCCATTGAACCTATCATCGGTCATATGAAGACGGATGGGAAACTTGGTCGGAATTGGCTCAAAGGGGCATTAGGCGATGCCATACACGCTGTGCTCTGTGGCGCTGGGCATAACTTACGGATGATCCTCAGAAAGCTTCGGCTTTTTTACGTTTTACTTTTATCCGATTTCTTCCGCCCTACGTTTGCTGTTGGTTTCAGGTTTTGGTTCTAA
- a CDS encoding ankyrin repeat domain-containing protein translates to MQRRLHRALFQNDKLMMGNLFRYGVDVNTRDANGNPPIHHAIANDDIDILRHLMAMGANLNALNTHTQTIFQVARNSGKTEVLNFLKQLYFSETYTPRHDVDKDLLVKEMNTNERAIALFKSVIQKDLQMIDILFSNDYDLHSKIDDDHNFPIHLIAGHEYADSVSEHKDIEMFSYFLENGSDLNATNKFGETTLQISVEMKNKGVFNLIKKHYLVVAE, encoded by the coding sequence ATTCAGCGACGACTACATAGAGCTCTGTTCCAGAACGATAAATTAATGATGGGGAATTTATTCAGATATGGCGTCGATGTAAATACACGAGATGCTAATGGTAACCCGCCTATACATCATGCGATAGCGAATGACGATATTGATATATTGCGGCATTTAATGGCGATGGGTGCAAATCTAAATGCACTGAATACACATACACAAACGATTTTTCAGGTTGCCAGAAATTCTGGAAAAACGGAAGTTCTGAATTTCTTAAAACAGCTTTATTTTTCCGAGACTTATACGCCGCGACATGATGTGGATAAAGATTTATTGGTTAAAGAGATGAATACCAATGAGCGAGCGATAGCGCTATTTAAATCGGTGATTCAGAAAGATCTGCAAATGATAGATATTTTGTTTAGTAATGATTACGATCTCCATTCAAAAATTGATGATGATCATAATTTCCCCATACATCTTATTGCGGGACATGAATATGCCGATTCTGTTTCGGAACATAAAGATATTGAGATGTTTAGTTATTTTCTAGAAAATGGATCAGATCTTAATGCAACAAATAAATTTGGAGAAACAACCCTGCAGATTTCAGTGGAAATGAAAAACAAAGGAGTGTTCAATCTAATAAAAAAACATTATTTAGTCGTCGCTGAATAA
- the rfaE2 gene encoding D-glycero-beta-D-manno-heptose 1-phosphate adenylyltransferase: protein MLTHFEQKILTREQLAVKRPTLSAPVVFTNGVFDILHRGHVSYLAQARTLGACLVVGVNSDASVRLLGKGEDRPINHEADRMALIAALACVDWVVCFDEFTPFTLVNALRPDILVKGGDYDMDALPEAKLVRGWGGQALTIPFEFQRSTSALLRKVRAPSG, encoded by the coding sequence ATGCTGACTCATTTTGAACAAAAAATTCTAACCCGCGAACAGCTCGCGGTAAAGCGCCCAACCCTTTCAGCACCGGTTGTTTTTACAAACGGGGTGTTCGATATTTTGCACCGTGGCCATGTCAGTTATCTCGCTCAAGCACGTACATTAGGCGCATGTTTAGTGGTTGGGGTTAATAGCGATGCGTCGGTACGCTTACTGGGCAAAGGCGAGGATCGCCCAATCAATCATGAAGCTGATCGCATGGCCCTTATCGCCGCCCTTGCATGCGTAGATTGGGTAGTGTGCTTTGACGAATTTACTCCATTCACATTGGTTAACGCATTGCGGCCCGATATACTCGTTAAAGGCGGTGATTATGATATGGACGCATTGCCAGAAGCCAAGTTGGTGCGGGGCTGGGGCGGACAAGCACTGACGATTCCGTTTGAGTTTCAACGGTCAACATCTGCCTTATTGCGTAAAGTACGCGCCCCTTCTGGCTAA
- a CDS encoding type III pantothenate kinase: MSSVSSAAPFLLIDAGNSRIKWALADAGGARFASGAFAHERGALLSLPEPDWSMLPAPASVWIANVAGERTARRLETLTSTRWPDAPRHTINAQPYQCGVRNGYRDYRQLGSDRWAGLIGARATYPAEHLLIATLGTATTLEALYADGTFAGGLIAPGGTMMMHALGQHTALLPTAEQMTRERESPQDGEQVGTLFATDTQTALHEGCLLAQASLIERAWRDLSTRLGAPVRCVLSGGAAHNVARLLTIDYSYHEHLVLTGLALIAREQMCLPNHI, encoded by the coding sequence ATGTCTTCTGTTTCATCAGCAGCTCCTTTTCTTTTAATCGATGCGGGAAATAGCCGTATTAAATGGGCATTGGCCGATGCAGGTGGTGCACGTTTTGCCTCTGGCGCTTTTGCACACGAACGCGGCGCCTTACTTTCATTGCCAGAGCCGGATTGGTCGATGTTGCCAGCGCCTGCTAGCGTTTGGATTGCAAATGTGGCGGGTGAACGTACGGCGCGGCGGCTTGAAACCTTAACCAGCACCCGCTGGCCAGATGCTCCGCGCCATACGATAAACGCGCAGCCTTATCAGTGTGGGGTGCGCAATGGTTATCGGGATTATCGGCAACTTGGCAGTGACCGCTGGGCGGGCCTGATTGGCGCACGCGCGACTTATCCAGCGGAACATCTATTAATTGCCACTTTAGGCACCGCCACTACATTGGAAGCCCTTTATGCCGACGGCACTTTTGCGGGTGGTTTAATCGCGCCTGGCGGAACCATGATGATGCACGCATTAGGCCAACATACCGCGTTGCTGCCGACGGCTGAGCAAATGACTCGAGAGCGTGAGTCACCGCAGGATGGAGAGCAAGTTGGGACGCTATTTGCAACCGACACGCAGACCGCGTTGCATGAAGGCTGTTTACTTGCTCAAGCTAGCTTAATTGAGCGTGCTTGGCGTGATTTATCCACGCGGCTAGGCGCTCCGGTGCGATGCGTATTAAGTGGGGGGGCGGCGCATAACGTGGCGCGCTTATTGACTATTGACTACTCATATCATGAGCACTTAGTGCTTACCGGGCTTGCATTAATTGCGCGAGAGCAAATGTGCTTGCCTAATCATATTTAA
- a CDS encoding biotin--[acetyl-CoA-carboxylase] ligase, whose product MSSLTSVLSNTRRIDREQLRMLLSSSLQKLTIEVVDETGSTNADLIARLKAMDKPRLPIVRVAYRQTAGHGRHGRPWIAAPGNALLFSFACEILRSPAELAGLSLAVSTAVLAGLRALMPTDMHRLALKWPNDVLLDGAKLAGILIEMARSSHTSSSVVIGIGFNLEGEEALAAQLSAQANPPAALARVLPQVAMTDVLAHLLNALAAMLERFSEHGLAPFLQAWNDNHAYAGKKVLVLESGREILTGIATGVDAYGRLLIDTGNGIQTLASGDVSLRVHIL is encoded by the coding sequence ATGTCTTCTTTAACTTCCGTATTATCTAACACACGGCGTATTGATCGTGAGCAGCTTCGTATGCTTTTATCGTCCTCTTTACAAAAATTGACGATTGAGGTGGTTGACGAAACGGGTTCGACGAATGCGGATTTAATCGCTCGTTTAAAAGCGATGGATAAGCCCAGATTGCCCATCGTGCGCGTGGCGTATCGACAAACAGCTGGGCACGGGCGCCATGGGCGGCCATGGATTGCTGCGCCAGGTAATGCATTACTTTTTTCGTTTGCCTGTGAAATACTTCGGTCACCGGCTGAACTGGCTGGCCTTAGCTTGGCCGTAAGTACTGCAGTGCTGGCCGGATTACGCGCCCTGATGCCCACGGATATGCATCGTTTGGCGTTGAAATGGCCGAATGATGTCTTGCTTGATGGCGCAAAATTGGCTGGCATTTTGATTGAAATGGCGCGTAGCAGCCATACTTCAAGTAGCGTGGTGATCGGTATTGGATTCAACCTTGAGGGTGAGGAAGCGCTGGCGGCGCAGTTAAGTGCGCAGGCCAACCCGCCCGCAGCTTTAGCGCGAGTATTGCCGCAGGTAGCGATGACCGATGTGCTGGCGCATTTGCTTAATGCCCTGGCTGCCATGCTGGAGCGTTTCAGTGAGCATGGCTTAGCGCCTTTTCTGCAGGCATGGAATGACAATCATGCTTATGCCGGCAAAAAAGTACTTGTATTAGAGAGTGGCCGTGAAATTCTAACGGGTATTGCAACGGGCGTTGACGCATACGGTCGATTGTTGATTGATACGGGCAACGGCATTCAAACCCTCGCCAGCGGCGATGTTTCTTTGCGAGTGCATATTCTGTAA
- a CDS encoding ABC transporter permease subunit: MLRSILRRLGMFVPTFIGITVLTFTLIHVIPGDPIEVMMGDRGITPEAHAEAMRHLGLDLPLPVQYLRYLSNVLRGDLGISLATHTSVMDEFLARFPATLELSLGALFFALLLGLPAGILAALKPGSLLDRAMMSIALAGYSMPIFWWGLILIMFFSVQLGWVPVSGHLAIQYDIPSVTGFTLIDTWLSDQEGAFRSALHHLILPSIVLGTIPLAVIARMTRSSMLEVLRENYIRTARAKGLSPSRVIIVHALRNALIPVVTVIGLQVGSLLSGAVLTETIFSWPGVGKWLIDAINRRDYPIVQSGILVLATLVIIVNLLVDVLYGVLNPRIRHSR, translated from the coding sequence ATGTTGCGATCTATTCTCCGCCGTCTTGGTATGTTTGTGCCGACTTTTATCGGCATTACAGTGCTTACCTTTACGCTCATTCATGTCATTCCTGGCGATCCCATCGAAGTCATGATGGGCGATCGCGGCATTACTCCAGAAGCCCATGCTGAGGCGATGCGCCATCTCGGTCTGGATTTGCCATTACCCGTGCAATATTTGCGTTATTTATCGAATGTTCTGCGAGGTGATCTCGGTATTTCGCTCGCCACGCATACCAGCGTTATGGATGAATTCTTAGCGCGTTTTCCGGCTACGCTTGAGCTCTCGCTGGGAGCGCTTTTCTTCGCTCTTTTGCTTGGTTTGCCGGCAGGTATTTTGGCCGCGCTTAAACCTGGCTCGCTGCTTGATCGCGCAATGATGAGCATCGCGCTGGCAGGCTATTCAATGCCTATCTTTTGGTGGGGATTAATTCTCATTATGTTTTTTTCAGTGCAGCTTGGTTGGGTGCCTGTCTCGGGACACTTGGCGATTCAATATGATATACCCTCGGTTACTGGTTTTACGTTGATTGATACCTGGCTTTCTGACCAAGAAGGCGCTTTTCGTTCAGCGCTACATCATTTAATTTTGCCATCGATTGTATTAGGCACCATTCCGCTAGCGGTGATTGCACGCATGACCCGCTCATCCATGCTCGAAGTTTTGCGTGAGAACTATATTCGCACTGCGCGCGCTAAAGGGCTCTCGCCAAGCCGCGTCATCATCGTCCATGCGCTACGCAATGCATTAATTCCGGTAGTGACCGTGATTGGCTTGCAAGTGGGTTCGCTACTTTCAGGCGCAGTACTCACCGAGACGATTTTCTCTTGGCCCGGGGTCGGCAAATGGCTGATTGATGCGATCAACCGGCGCGATTATCCGATTGTGCAAAGTGGAATTTTAGTACTAGCTACACTCGTTATCATCGTTAATTTGCTGGTCGATGTGTTATATGGCGTGCTTAATCCGCGTATTCGCCATTCGAGGTAG
- a CDS encoding ABC transporter permease subunit: MKESNLTEFWAHFRTHRGAVLAGVLLIALMLTAIFAPVLAPYDPTEQYRDAIRVPPAWQEDGSWRFILGTDQAGRDILSRLIYGARLSFWIGSISVLLALSLGTVLGLCAAFFQRWLDAPIMRLIDVLLALPALLLAVAVVAVLGPGLTNTMYAIAIVTLPGYVRLTRASALAELSKEYVVASRVAGAGTFRLMFSQVLPNCAAPLIVQATLGFSTALLDAAALGFLGIGVQPPLAEWGSMLASARDYMNSAWWMVTMPGVAILVTVLSINLLGDGLRDALDPKLKQIY; the protein is encoded by the coding sequence ATGAAGGAATCCAATTTAACAGAATTTTGGGCGCATTTCCGCACCCATCGAGGAGCGGTCTTAGCGGGCGTGCTACTTATCGCATTGATGCTTACGGCGATATTCGCTCCCGTGCTCGCACCGTATGATCCGACTGAGCAATATCGAGATGCGATTCGCGTCCCTCCGGCTTGGCAGGAGGATGGGTCTTGGCGTTTTATATTGGGCACAGACCAAGCGGGGCGTGACATTCTTTCTCGCTTAATATATGGTGCGCGCTTATCGTTTTGGATTGGCAGCATTTCAGTATTACTCGCGCTTTCGCTAGGGACCGTGCTGGGCTTATGCGCTGCGTTTTTTCAGCGCTGGCTGGATGCGCCCATCATGCGTTTGATCGATGTGTTGCTTGCGTTGCCTGCGCTTTTATTGGCGGTTGCGGTAGTCGCGGTGCTCGGCCCGGGACTCACCAATACGATGTATGCCATCGCGATTGTTACTCTGCCCGGTTATGTGCGGCTCACGCGCGCCTCTGCATTGGCTGAATTAAGCAAAGAGTATGTGGTTGCGTCCCGCGTAGCGGGGGCCGGCACTTTTCGACTCATGTTTTCTCAAGTATTGCCAAATTGCGCAGCTCCGTTAATCGTGCAAGCAACCCTGGGCTTTTCAACCGCGCTGCTTGATGCGGCAGCGCTAGGTTTTCTCGGCATTGGCGTACAGCCTCCACTGGCTGAGTGGGGTTCCATGCTTGCTTCCGCGCGCGACTATATGAATAGTGCCTGGTGGATGGTGACCATGCCCGGTGTGGCTATCCTGGTCACTGTACTGTCCATTAACTTGCTTGGCGATGGGTTGCGCGATGCCCTTGACCCCAAATTAAAGCAAATTTATTAA
- a CDS encoding ABC transporter ATP-binding protein, translating into MKPNLLTIRQLSINFGGPPVVDRIDFDIAPGEVVGIVGESGCGKSITMLALMGLIDAPGQVRADKIFFNGQDLLNASPRARRKIIGKDISMVFQDPLSSLNPSYTVGTQIKEVLRQHEDLRGAALHARTLELLDQVGISDAKNRIDSFPHQLSGGMNQRVMIAMAIACNPKLLIADEPTTALDVTIQAQIMQLLVDLQKERCMALALISHDLAVVSQVARRVAVMYAGEIVETNYVPQIFEQPHHPYTEALLTAIPEHNRGAKRLTALSGVVPGQHDRPPGCLFAPRCKYRIDACEHARPPLAPLKVGAVRCIKPLNLQSAADTPAASYFTS; encoded by the coding sequence ATGAAACCAAACCTTTTAACTATTCGCCAGCTTTCGATCAATTTTGGCGGACCGCCAGTCGTGGATCGTATCGATTTCGACATTGCGCCCGGCGAGGTCGTGGGGATTGTCGGTGAATCAGGTTGCGGCAAAAGCATTACTATGCTGGCCTTAATGGGACTCATTGATGCGCCTGGTCAAGTGCGCGCCGACAAGATTTTTTTTAATGGGCAAGATTTGCTCAATGCATCACCTCGTGCACGGCGAAAAATTATCGGCAAAGATATTTCAATGGTGTTTCAAGACCCATTGTCAAGCCTTAACCCAAGCTACACCGTGGGCACACAGATCAAAGAAGTCCTGCGGCAACATGAAGATCTACGTGGCGCGGCGCTCCATGCGCGTACGCTAGAGTTACTTGATCAAGTTGGGATTTCAGACGCTAAAAATCGTATCGACTCTTTTCCGCATCAACTCTCAGGCGGGATGAATCAGCGCGTTATGATTGCTATGGCGATTGCCTGCAATCCCAAATTGCTGATCGCCGATGAGCCAACCACCGCGCTTGATGTCACCATTCAAGCTCAGATTATGCAGTTGCTGGTGGATTTACAAAAAGAGCGCTGTATGGCGCTAGCATTAATTTCGCACGATCTTGCCGTGGTCTCGCAAGTTGCGCGACGGGTCGCGGTGATGTATGCGGGCGAGATCGTTGAAACAAATTACGTGCCCCAAATTTTCGAGCAACCGCACCACCCCTATACAGAAGCATTATTGACTGCAATTCCCGAGCATAACCGCGGGGCCAAGCGCTTAACCGCCTTATCGGGCGTTGTGCCAGGTCAACATGACCGTCCGCCAGGTTGCCTGTTTGCTCCGCGTTGCAAATATAGAATCGACGCTTGCGAACATGCGCGGCCACCATTGGCGCCTCTTAAGGTAGGCGCCGTGCGTTGCATTAAACCGCTTAATTTGCAATCAGCCGCCGATACACCTGCCGCCTCTTACTTTACATCATGA
- a CDS encoding dipeptide ABC transporter ATP-binding protein, which translates to MNAPDTVLVAEGLTKHYSVRQGFFGHSLVSALNQVSFSLTRGKTLAVVGESGCGKSTLARQITMVEEPTSGTLLINGHNAATANRATRAMLRRCVQMVFQHPFASLNPRKTVYATLAEPLIINTDFDQATRLARITEMIATVGLRPEHMRRYPHMFSGGQQQRIAIARAMILEPQIVVADEPVSALDVSIQAQILNLFMDLQDRFGISYVFISHDLSVVEHIAHDVMVMYLGGIVEFGDKSTLFARARHPYTRALMSATPAIRSSERRIQIRLEGELPSPLNPPAGCTFHQRCPYAIERCRHEAPVLREVDNRQVACHRAEELEI; encoded by the coding sequence ATGAATGCACCAGACACCGTGCTTGTCGCGGAAGGTTTAACTAAACATTACTCGGTGCGCCAAGGATTTTTTGGGCACAGCTTAGTTAGCGCATTGAATCAAGTGTCATTTTCCCTCACGCGCGGCAAAACGCTTGCGGTGGTTGGGGAGTCAGGCTGTGGCAAATCAACGCTTGCGCGCCAAATTACGATGGTTGAAGAGCCCACTTCAGGCACACTTTTGATCAATGGTCATAACGCGGCTACCGCCAATCGCGCTACCCGTGCCATGCTACGCCGCTGCGTACAAATGGTTTTTCAGCATCCATTTGCGTCGCTTAACCCAAGAAAAACCGTTTACGCCACGTTAGCCGAACCCCTCATTATTAATACTGATTTCGATCAGGCAACCCGCTTGGCGCGTATCACGGAAATGATCGCTACAGTTGGCTTACGGCCTGAGCATATGAGGCGATACCCCCATATGTTTTCTGGCGGCCAGCAACAGCGCATTGCGATTGCCCGAGCGATGATTCTTGAACCGCAAATTGTAGTGGCCGATGAGCCCGTTTCGGCGCTTGATGTGTCTATTCAGGCGCAAATTCTCAACCTTTTCATGGATTTGCAAGACCGTTTCGGCATTAGCTATGTATTTATCTCGCATGATCTATCCGTAGTCGAACATATCGCGCATGACGTTATGGTCATGTATCTTGGGGGAATTGTTGAATTTGGCGACAAAAGCACACTTTTTGCGCGCGCCCGTCATCCCTACACGCGCGCCTTGATGTCTGCTACCCCAGCGATCCGTTCATCTGAAAGACGGATTCAAATTCGCCTTGAAGGAGAGCTTCCGTCCCCGCTTAATCCTCCGGCCGGTTGCACGTTTCACCAGCGTTGCCCTTATGCAATTGAGCGTTGTCGGCATGAAGCGCCCGTCTTGCGTGAAGTGGATAATCGCCAGGTTGCCTGTCATCGGGCCGAAGAACTAGAAATTTAA